The following coding sequences lie in one Stenotrophomonas rhizophila genomic window:
- a CDS encoding MBL fold metallo-hydrolase gives MPTFSRTTLALALTLGTALGVTAPAISHAAAATADAHALQVQPYHPGDTALFSVASTLITGQHDAILVDAQFAASDAAQLVQRIRASGKQLTTIYISHGDPDYYFGLATLQDAFPHARIVATAQTVAHITATQAGKLAYWGPQMGADKPSRIVVPDVLQGDTLTLEGQPMTLIGLHGPTPDRTVLWIPSLRTLVGGIPVVAGEHVWMADTQSPQSHTDWLTTLTTLAALKPAHVIPGHYARGAALDATALTFTADYIRAFDEETARSKNADALIAAMKKRYPTLQGVGSLEISAKVAKGEMQWP, from the coding sequence ATGCCGACCTTCTCCCGCACCACCTTGGCCCTGGCGTTGACGCTCGGTACCGCGCTCGGCGTGACCGCACCGGCCATCAGCCACGCCGCCGCGGCCACCGCCGATGCCCACGCGCTGCAGGTGCAGCCATACCACCCCGGCGACACCGCCCTGTTCTCCGTAGCCTCCACCCTGATCACCGGCCAGCACGACGCGATCCTCGTCGACGCCCAGTTCGCCGCGTCCGACGCCGCCCAGCTGGTGCAGCGCATCCGTGCGTCCGGCAAGCAGCTGACCACCATCTACATCAGCCACGGCGACCCCGACTACTACTTCGGCCTGGCCACCCTGCAGGACGCCTTCCCCCACGCCCGCATCGTCGCCACCGCCCAAACCGTCGCCCACATCACCGCCACCCAGGCCGGCAAACTGGCCTACTGGGGCCCGCAGATGGGCGCCGACAAACCCAGCCGCATCGTCGTCCCCGACGTCCTCCAGGGCGACACCCTCACCCTCGAGGGCCAGCCGATGACCCTCATCGGCCTGCACGGCCCCACCCCCGACCGCACCGTGCTCTGGATCCCCAGCCTGCGCACCCTCGTCGGCGGCATCCCGGTGGTCGCCGGCGAACACGTCTGGATGGCCGACACCCAAAGCCCCCAATCGCACACCGACTGGCTGACCACCCTGACCACCCTCGCGGCCCTCAAGCCCGCCCACGTCATCCCCGGCCACTACGCCCGCGGTGCCGCACTCGACGCCACCGCCCTCACCTTCACCGCCGATTACATCCGCGCCTTTGATGAAGAAACCGCACGCAGCAAGAATGCGGACGCCTTGATTGCCGCAATGAAAAAACGTTACCCGACCCTGCAGGGTGTGGGTTCGTTGGAGATCAGTGCGAAGGTCGCGAAGGGGGAAATGCAGTGGCCGTGA
- the gph gene encoding phosphoglycolate phosphatase (PGP is an essential enzyme in the glycolate salvage pathway in higher organisms (photorespiration in plants). Phosphoglycolate results from the oxidase activity of RubisCO in the Calvin cycle when concentrations of carbon dioxide are low relative to oxygen. This enzyme is a member of the Haloacid Dehalogenase (HAD) superfamily of aspartate-nucleophile hydrolase enzymes (PF00702).) — protein sequence MSYPYPLVVFDLDGTLVDSAADIAEALNRTLQDWQLPRVAEATVLTWIGDGVRRLVEQAFTAAGSDIDLDTVMPGFMRHYEACLLRSPRLFDGVAETLAALRERAVTLAICTNKPSALVAPLLQHFGLQDQFALVLGGDSLPERKPSGAPLRHIAAQFEVAVEAALMVGDSITDYRAAVDAGMPVALVRYGYPRGLDLDNVEAVAVVDDLRELLVL from the coding sequence TTGTCGTATCCGTATCCGTTGGTGGTGTTCGATCTGGATGGCACGCTGGTGGACAGCGCGGCCGATATTGCCGAAGCGTTGAACCGCACGCTACAGGACTGGCAGTTGCCCCGCGTGGCGGAGGCCACGGTACTGACCTGGATCGGCGATGGCGTGCGCCGGCTTGTCGAACAGGCATTCACCGCGGCCGGCAGTGATATCGATCTGGACACGGTCATGCCCGGTTTCATGCGGCACTACGAGGCCTGCCTGTTGCGCAGTCCGCGCCTGTTCGATGGTGTGGCCGAAACGTTGGCTGCGTTGCGGGAACGCGCGGTGACGCTGGCGATCTGCACGAACAAACCGTCCGCGCTGGTGGCGCCGTTGCTGCAGCACTTCGGGCTGCAGGATCAGTTTGCGCTGGTGCTGGGCGGCGATTCGCTGCCGGAACGCAAGCCCAGTGGTGCGCCGTTGCGGCATATCGCCGCTCAGTTCGAGGTGGCCGTCGAGGCCGCCTTGATGGTGGGCGATTCGATCACCGATTACCGCGCGGCGGTGGATGCAGGCATGCCGGTGGCGCTGGTGCGCTATGGATATCCGCGCGGGCTGGATCTGGACAACGTCGAGGCGGTGGCCGTGGTGGATGATCTGCGGGAATTGCTGGTGCTGTAA
- the fabA gene encoding 3-hydroxyacyl-[acyl-carrier-protein] dehydratase FabA, translated as MTRLHAFSREQLLASARGELFGPGSGRLPNDPMLMFDRITDIRDDGGPHGKGLVRAELDIRPDLWFFGCHFIGDPVMPGCLGLDAMWQLTGFYLTWLGAPGRGRALGCGEVKFTGQVLPEAKLVSYEIDITRVINRKLVMAQADARMLVDGREIYSAKDLRVGLFTSTENF; from the coding sequence ATGACTCGTCTCCACGCGTTCTCGCGCGAACAACTGCTGGCCAGCGCCCGCGGTGAACTGTTCGGCCCGGGCAGCGGTCGCCTGCCCAACGATCCGATGCTGATGTTCGATCGCATCACCGACATCCGCGACGACGGCGGCCCCCACGGCAAGGGACTGGTACGCGCCGAACTGGATATCCGCCCGGACCTGTGGTTCTTCGGCTGCCACTTCATCGGCGACCCCGTCATGCCCGGCTGCCTCGGCCTGGATGCCATGTGGCAGCTCACCGGCTTCTACCTCACCTGGCTGGGCGCGCCCGGCCGTGGCCGCGCCCTGGGCTGCGGTGAAGTGAAGTTCACCGGCCAGGTACTGCCGGAGGCCAAGCTGGTGAGCTACGAAATCGACATTACCCGCGTCATCAACCGCAAGCTGGTGATGGCCCAGGCCGACGCCCGCATGCTGGTGGACGGCCGTGAAATCTACTCCGCCAAAGACCTCCGCGTAGGTCTGTTCACTTCCACCGAGAACTTCTGA
- a CDS encoding HAD family hydrolase, with protein MTAIAALPFLPDAVIFDMDGLMIDSERVSIACWTQAAHELALPLADDFWLRFVGLGDRDCERLLLQHIDAGQVAALFARCHDLYEARTQEGLPLRPGILDLLQLLHDHGIARAVATSTRQPRASRKLAAAGLLPFFEVVVTSSDVAHPKPAPDIYLLAAQKLGKDPARCLALEDSPAGIRAAVGAGMTAIQVPDLVHPDDDLRALGHRIVDSLADAHTLLLPHLQ; from the coding sequence ATGACCGCGATTGCCGCGTTGCCGTTCCTGCCGGACGCCGTCATCTTCGACATGGACGGCCTGATGATCGACAGCGAGCGGGTGTCGATCGCCTGCTGGACGCAGGCGGCGCACGAGCTGGCGCTGCCGCTCGCCGATGACTTCTGGCTGCGCTTCGTCGGCCTGGGCGACCGCGACTGCGAGCGCCTGTTGCTGCAGCACATCGATGCAGGGCAGGTGGCGGCGTTGTTCGCGCGCTGCCATGACCTGTACGAAGCGCGCACGCAGGAAGGCCTGCCGTTGCGTCCGGGCATCCTGGACCTGCTGCAGCTGCTGCACGACCACGGCATCGCGCGCGCGGTGGCCACCTCGACCCGCCAGCCCCGCGCGTCGCGCAAGCTGGCCGCGGCCGGCCTGCTGCCGTTCTTCGAGGTGGTGGTGACCAGCAGCGACGTGGCCCACCCCAAGCCGGCCCCGGACATCTACCTGCTGGCCGCGCAGAAGCTGGGCAAGGACCCGGCGCGCTGCCTGGCACTGGAAGACTCGCCGGCCGGCATTCGTGCCGCGGTGGGCGCGGGCATGACCGCAATCCAGGTACCCGACCTGGTGCACCCCGACGACGACCTGCGCGCCCTGGGCCACCGCATCGTCGACTCGCTGGCAGACGCGCACACCCTGCTGCTGCCGCATCTGCAGTAG
- a CDS encoding NAD(P)-dependent oxidoreductase has product MKIALVGATGNIGREIARQALARGHQVTAIVRRETDLPAELDGAQLAVAALDDTDALAAVIAGHDVLASAFGPRPGDAPSTVTTTSAALVKAARQAGVPRFIMVGGAGSLEVAPGVQLVDTEGFPDAYKPVALAARDTLKQLQAVDDLDWTFYSPAAEIGPGPQRGGFRTQATNFLVGDDGHSRISYPDYADAFVSEIETPQYVRQIATVAY; this is encoded by the coding sequence ATGAAAATCGCCCTCGTTGGTGCCACCGGCAACATCGGCCGTGAAATCGCCCGCCAGGCTCTCGCCCGCGGCCACCAGGTCACCGCCATCGTGCGCCGTGAAACCGACCTGCCGGCCGAACTGGACGGCGCCCAGCTGGCCGTCGCCGCGCTGGACGACACCGACGCCCTGGCTGCGGTGATCGCCGGCCACGACGTGCTGGCCAGCGCCTTCGGCCCGCGCCCGGGTGATGCCCCCAGCACCGTGACCACCACCAGCGCCGCGCTGGTCAAGGCCGCGCGCCAGGCCGGCGTGCCCCGCTTCATCATGGTCGGCGGCGCCGGCAGCCTGGAAGTCGCCCCCGGCGTGCAGCTGGTGGATACCGAAGGCTTCCCGGATGCCTACAAGCCGGTCGCCCTGGCCGCGCGCGACACCCTCAAGCAGCTGCAGGCCGTCGACGACCTGGACTGGACCTTCTACTCGCCCGCCGCCGAGATCGGCCCCGGCCCGCAGCGCGGTGGCTTCCGCACCCAGGCGACGAATTTCCTGGTCGGCGATGACGGCCACAGCCGGATCAGCTACCCCGACTACGCCGACGCCTTCGTCAGCGAGATTGAAACGCCGCAGTACGTGCGGCAGATCGCCACGGTTGCGTATTGA
- a CDS encoding pseudouridine synthase, translated as MKLVKLLANLGYGSRKQVQGMFRDGLVTDADGEVLYTDDVVAHEAIRVEGEPLDPPQGLTLMLHKPRDYTCSTKDKGRLIYDLLPPRFRERSPLLSSVGRLDRDTSGMLLMTDDGALLHRIVSPKSRLDKAYEVTLAEDLRGDETARFASGTLLLESDDKPLLPAELHVQSPRQAQLVLHEGRYHQARRMFAAVGNHVAALHRSRIGGLTLGDLGEGQWRILDAADLETLFNVP; from the coding sequence GTGAAGCTGGTCAAGCTTCTGGCCAACCTGGGCTATGGCAGCCGCAAGCAGGTGCAGGGGATGTTCCGCGACGGCCTGGTCACCGATGCCGACGGCGAGGTGCTGTACACCGATGACGTGGTCGCGCACGAGGCGATCCGGGTCGAGGGCGAACCGCTGGACCCGCCGCAGGGCCTGACCCTGATGCTGCACAAGCCGCGCGACTACACCTGTTCGACCAAGGACAAGGGCCGCTTGATCTACGACCTGCTGCCGCCGCGTTTCCGCGAACGTTCGCCGCTGTTGTCGTCGGTGGGCCGGCTGGATCGTGACACCAGCGGCATGCTGCTGATGACCGACGACGGCGCGCTGCTGCACCGCATCGTCTCGCCCAAGTCGCGCCTGGACAAGGCCTATGAGGTCACCCTGGCCGAAGACCTGCGTGGCGACGAAACCGCGCGTTTTGCCAGCGGCACGCTGCTGCTGGAATCGGATGACAAGCCGCTGCTGCCGGCCGAACTGCACGTGCAGTCGCCGCGCCAGGCGCAGCTGGTGCTGCACGAAGGCCGTTACCACCAGGCGCGGCGCATGTTCGCGGCGGTGGGCAACCACGTCGCGGCGCTGCACCGCAGCCGCATCGGCGGGCTGACCCTGGGCGACCTCGGCGAAGGGCAGTGGCGCATCCTGGATGCCGCCGATCTTGAAACGCTCTTCAACGTGCCATGA
- a CDS encoding LysR family transcriptional regulator, translating to MDRMTAMNVFVEVVERGSLTAAADALDMSRAMVTRYLAEVERWLGARLLHRTTRRISLTGPGEAALLRFRQMLAIGDELHGELATDNPEPHGLIRVTASVSFGQIHLAAAVADFVKRYPLTRVELLLVDRVVNLVEERVDIAVRISRAIDPALIARRLAPCRSVLCAAPSYLAERGAPTTADALAAHNCLTHHYVGKSVWHLQRDGRAIAVAVGGNISANEASLLLEAVRAGAGIAMLPTYQIAPLLHSGELIEVLPDYQVEGLGIHAVYASRRQLPTIMRSFLDFLVERFASPEFLAQL from the coding sequence ATGGACCGCATGACGGCGATGAACGTGTTCGTGGAGGTGGTCGAGCGCGGCAGCCTGACCGCGGCAGCCGACGCGTTGGACATGTCGCGGGCGATGGTGACCCGCTACCTGGCCGAGGTGGAGCGCTGGCTGGGCGCGCGGTTGCTGCACCGGACCACGCGCCGGATCAGCCTGACCGGCCCGGGCGAGGCGGCGCTGCTGCGGTTCCGGCAGATGCTGGCGATCGGCGATGAGCTGCACGGCGAACTGGCCACCGACAACCCCGAGCCGCACGGGTTGATCCGGGTCACGGCAAGCGTGTCGTTCGGGCAGATCCACTTGGCCGCCGCGGTGGCCGACTTCGTCAAGCGGTATCCGCTGACGCGGGTGGAACTGCTGCTGGTGGACCGGGTGGTCAACCTGGTGGAAGAGCGCGTGGATATCGCGGTGCGCATTTCGCGCGCGATCGACCCGGCGCTGATCGCACGGCGGTTGGCACCGTGCCGCTCGGTGCTGTGCGCGGCGCCGTCGTACCTGGCCGAACGCGGTGCGCCAACCACGGCCGACGCGCTGGCCGCGCACAACTGCCTGACCCACCATTACGTGGGCAAGAGCGTGTGGCACCTGCAGCGCGATGGCCGCGCGATCGCGGTGGCAGTGGGCGGCAACATCAGCGCCAACGAAGCATCGCTGCTGCTGGAAGCGGTGCGCGCCGGCGCGGGTATCGCGATGCTGCCCACCTACCAGATCGCCCCGTTGCTGCACAGTGGCGAATTGATTGAAGTGCTGCCCGATTACCAGGTGGAAGGGCTGGGCATCCACGCGGTGTATGCCTCCCGCCGGCAGCTGCCGACGATCATGCGCAGCTTCCTGGATTTCCTGGTGGAACGCTTTGCCAGCCCGGAATTCCTGGCGCAGCTGTAA
- the fabB gene encoding beta-ketoacyl-ACP synthase I: MRRVVITGMGITSCLGNDLDTVSSALREGRAGIRHLPDHAEAGLRSHVGGNIELDLDAQIDRKVKRFMSDASAYAYIAMRDAIADAGLDEAQVANPRTGLIAGSGGGSSQWQVESADILRARGVRKVGPYMVPRTMCSTVSACLATAFQIKGLSYSLSAACATSAHCIGAAADLIRHGAQDVMFAGGGEDLHWSMSVMFDAMGALSTRFNDTPASASRPYDKDRDGFVIAGGGGMLVLEDYDHAVARGARIYAELVGYGVTSDGADMVAPSGEGAVRCMNMAMANLSGPIDYLNTHGTSTPLGDVTELKAVREVFGQDVPPLSSTKALSGHSLGAASVHEAIYCLLMMRDGFIAGSANIGELDPLVEGFPIVRESQDAQLNTVMSNSFGFGGTNAALVFGRV; the protein is encoded by the coding sequence ATGCGTCGCGTCGTCATTACCGGAATGGGCATCACCTCGTGCCTGGGCAACGATCTGGACACGGTCTCCAGCGCACTGCGTGAAGGCCGCGCTGGCATCCGCCACCTGCCCGACCATGCCGAAGCCGGCCTGCGCAGCCACGTCGGTGGCAACATCGAACTGGACCTGGACGCGCAGATCGACCGCAAGGTCAAGCGCTTCATGAGCGATGCCTCGGCGTACGCCTACATCGCCATGCGCGATGCGATCGCTGATGCCGGCCTGGACGAGGCGCAGGTCGCCAATCCGCGTACCGGCCTGATCGCCGGCTCCGGCGGCGGCTCCAGCCAGTGGCAGGTCGAATCGGCCGACATCCTGCGCGCCCGTGGCGTGCGCAAGGTGGGCCCGTACATGGTGCCGCGCACGATGTGCTCCACCGTGTCGGCCTGCCTGGCCACCGCCTTCCAGATCAAGGGCCTGAGCTACTCGCTGTCCGCGGCCTGCGCCACCTCGGCGCACTGCATCGGCGCGGCGGCCGACCTGATCCGCCATGGCGCACAGGACGTGATGTTCGCCGGCGGCGGTGAAGACCTGCACTGGTCGATGAGCGTCATGTTCGACGCCATGGGCGCGCTGTCCACCCGCTTCAACGACACCCCGGCCAGCGCCTCGCGCCCGTACGACAAGGACCGCGACGGCTTCGTCATCGCCGGTGGCGGCGGCATGCTGGTGCTGGAAGATTACGACCACGCCGTGGCACGTGGCGCGCGCATCTATGCCGAACTGGTGGGCTACGGCGTCACCTCCGACGGTGCCGACATGGTCGCCCCGTCCGGTGAAGGCGCGGTGCGCTGCATGAACATGGCCATGGCCAACCTGAGTGGTCCGATCGACTACCTCAACACGCACGGCACCTCCACCCCGCTGGGCGATGTGACCGAGCTGAAGGCCGTGCGCGAAGTGTTCGGCCAGGACGTGCCGCCGCTGTCGTCGACCAAGGCGCTGTCGGGCCATTCGCTGGGCGCAGCCAGCGTGCACGAAGCGATCTACTGCCTGCTGATGATGCGCGACGGCTTCATCGCCGGCTCGGCCAACATCGGCGAGCTGGACCCGCTGGTGGAAGGCTTCCCGATCGTGCGCGAAAGCCAGGATGCGCAGTTGAACACGGTGATGTCCAACAGCTTCGGCTTCGGCGGCACCAACGCAGCGCTGGTGTTCGGCCGGGTGTGA
- a CDS encoding DUF3247 family protein, protein MSRYAPTIHTDPARIAALEALLPQLRGQTHVEITLDDGTRLLGTVAVQPTLQQYRDADENEGSNGQLRLDDLDSPVQQHLVWLDRIASIRQLPPVE, encoded by the coding sequence ATGTCCCGTTACGCCCCGACCATCCATACCGATCCGGCCCGGATCGCGGCGCTGGAAGCCCTGCTGCCGCAGCTGCGCGGCCAGACCCACGTCGAGATCACCCTGGACGACGGCACCCGCCTGCTGGGCACCGTCGCGGTGCAGCCCACCCTGCAGCAGTACCGCGATGCCGACGAGAACGAAGGCAGCAATGGCCAGCTGCGGCTCGACGACCTGGATAGCCCGGTGCAGCAGCACCTGGTGTGGCTCGACCGGATCGCCAGCATCCGCCAGCTGCCCCCGGTCGAGTAA
- the dinB gene encoding DNA polymerase IV, producing the protein MSVLRKIIHVDMDAFYASVEQRDDPSLRGKPVVVAWKGARSVVCAASYEARVFGIRSAMPALRAERLCPDAVFVPPDFVRYKAVSRQVREIFLRHTDLVEPLSLDEAYLDVTVHKGGMTVATEIAAIIRGEIREETSLTASAGIAPNKFLAKIASDWRKPDGQFVVPPHRVEQFLTPLPVNRVPGVGKVMAGKLAELGIVTVGDLRSLPLEVLEGRFGTFGARLFNRARGIDERAVEPDQPVQSISSEDTFAEDLPLEALEAAIVELAGKTWRATRKTERVGHTVVLKLKTSQFRIITRSFTPESPPESGEELRDIALALRARVDLPAETRYRLVGVGLGGFREREAVSQPGLFDHLDGE; encoded by the coding sequence GTGTCTGTTCTGCGCAAAATCATCCATGTGGACATGGACGCGTTCTACGCGTCGGTGGAGCAGCGCGACGATCCGTCGCTGCGCGGCAAGCCGGTGGTGGTGGCGTGGAAGGGGGCACGTTCGGTGGTGTGCGCGGCGTCGTACGAGGCGCGGGTGTTCGGGATCCGGTCGGCGATGCCGGCGCTGCGTGCGGAGCGGTTGTGTCCGGACGCGGTGTTCGTGCCGCCGGACTTTGTGCGCTACAAGGCGGTGTCGCGGCAGGTGCGGGAGATTTTCCTGCGGCATACGGATCTGGTGGAGCCGTTGTCGTTGGATGAGGCGTATCTGGATGTGACGGTGCACAAGGGGGGGATGACGGTGGCGACGGAGATCGCGGCGATCATCCGGGGGGAGATCCGTGAGGAGACGTCGTTGACGGCGTCGGCGGGGATCGCGCCGAACAAGTTTCTGGCGAAAATCGCATCGGACTGGCGCAAGCCGGACGGTCAGTTCGTGGTGCCGCCGCATCGGGTGGAGCAGTTTCTGACGCCGCTGCCGGTGAACCGGGTGCCGGGGGTGGGGAAGGTGATGGCGGGGAAGCTGGCAGAGTTGGGGATCGTGACGGTGGGCGATCTGCGGTCATTGCCGCTGGAGGTGTTGGAGGGGCGGTTCGGGACGTTTGGTGCGCGGTTGTTCAATCGGGCGCGGGGGATCGATGAGCGGGCGGTGGAGCCGGACCAGCCGGTGCAGTCGATTTCGTCGGAAGATACGTTCGCGGAGGATCTGCCGTTGGAGGCGCTGGAGGCGGCGATCGTGGAGTTGGCGGGGAAGACGTGGCGGGCGACGCGGAAGACGGAGCGGGTGGGGCACACGGTGGTGCTGAAGTTGAAGACGTCGCAGTTCCGGATCATTACGCGGAGTTTTACGCCGGAGTCGCCGCCGGAATCGGGTGAGGAGTTGCGCGATATCGCGCTGGCGTTGCGGGCGCGGGTGGATCTGCCGGCAGAGACGCGGTATCGGTTGGTGGGGGTGGGGTTGGGCGGGTTCCGCGAGCGCGAGGCGGTGAGCCAGCCTGGGCTGTTTGATCATCTGGATGGCGAGTGA
- a CDS encoding class I SAM-dependent methyltransferase — protein sequence MAAQHDAPLETLFLPFASGVLSWPAGPVLFLRARDGWPLREHAQPTQLVCEQSFRPFADALEASGWTVRDEQQLADDSTRYAVVLVLPPRQREEAKALFARAVALAAPGGVVVACQHNNEGARSGEGDLQQLTGLGGKLTKNHCRAYWTAPLDGQHDAALAKRWATLDAPRAILGGRFQSRPGIFAWDRIDPASALLVEQLPADLAGRGADLGAGFGYLSAEVLARCPGVTGLDLYEAEGRALALARTNLDALGAPAALTYHWQDVTAGIEAQYDFIVTNPPFHTPSRADRPDIGQRFIAVAAQALRPGGRMWLVANRHLPYEQILNESFGQVRVAAERDGFKLIQATKASKTATPVRGPREREPSWGRGGRA from the coding sequence ATGGCTGCCCAGCACGACGCTCCCCTGGAAACCCTGTTCCTGCCGTTCGCCAGTGGCGTGCTGTCCTGGCCCGCCGGCCCGGTGCTGTTCCTGCGCGCCCGCGACGGCTGGCCCCTGCGTGAGCACGCCCAGCCGACCCAGCTGGTCTGCGAGCAGAGCTTCCGGCCGTTCGCCGATGCGCTGGAAGCCAGCGGCTGGACCGTCCGCGACGAGCAGCAGCTGGCCGACGACAGCACCCGCTACGCAGTGGTGCTGGTGCTGCCGCCGCGCCAGCGTGAGGAAGCCAAGGCGCTGTTTGCCCGCGCCGTGGCGCTGGCCGCCCCGGGCGGGGTGGTGGTGGCCTGCCAGCACAACAACGAAGGCGCCCGCTCCGGCGAAGGCGACCTGCAGCAGCTGACCGGCCTGGGCGGCAAGCTCACCAAGAACCACTGCCGCGCCTACTGGACCGCGCCGCTCGATGGCCAGCACGACGCCGCGCTGGCCAAGCGCTGGGCCACCCTCGACGCGCCCCGCGCGATTCTGGGCGGCCGCTTCCAGAGCCGCCCGGGCATCTTCGCCTGGGACCGCATCGACCCGGCCTCGGCGCTGCTGGTGGAGCAGCTGCCGGCCGACCTGGCCGGGCGCGGTGCCGACCTGGGCGCCGGTTTTGGTTACCTGTCCGCCGAAGTGCTGGCCCGTTGCCCCGGCGTGACCGGGCTGGACCTGTATGAGGCCGAAGGCCGCGCGCTGGCGCTGGCCCGCACCAACCTGGACGCGCTCGGCGCGCCGGCCGCGCTGACCTATCACTGGCAGGACGTGACCGCCGGGATCGAGGCGCAGTACGACTTCATCGTGACCAACCCGCCGTTCCACACCCCCTCGCGTGCCGACCGCCCCGACATCGGCCAGCGCTTCATCGCCGTGGCCGCGCAGGCGCTGCGCCCGGGCGGGCGCATGTGGCTGGTGGCCAACCGCCACCTGCCGTACGAGCAGATCCTCAACGAAAGCTTCGGCCAGGTCCGCGTGGCCGCCGAGCGCGACGGCTTCAAGCTGATCCAGGCCACCAAGGCCAGCAAGACCGCCACGCCGGTCCGGGGGCCGCGGGAACGTGAGCCGTCGTGGGGCCGCGGAGGCCGCGCGTGA